The segment GCACGCAGGGCGCGCAGTTTTTCGCGCGGGTCTTCCCGGGTCGTGGCCTGGTTCAGCGCCATTTCGGCGATGAAACGGCTGGGCATCACGCTGACCATCTCGCGGCCTTTCTTGCGTTTCTTGGGCCAGCTCACGGCCAGCGTGCGCTGGGCCCGTGTGATGCCCACGTACATCAGGCGGCGCTCCTCCTGCAGGCGCAGCGCCACGCTCTCGTTGACGGCCTCGTGCTCGCGCGTCGAACCCCCGAGCGAGTCGGCGCCCTCGTCCAGCTTGAAGGGCAGCATGCCTTCGGTCACGCCCACCATCATCACGTGCGGCCACTCCAGGCCCTTGGCGGCGTGCAGGGTGGAGAGCGTCACCACGTCCTGGTCCTTGTCGCGCTCGCTGATGGTCGAGAGCAGGGAGATGGTCTGCGCCACTTCCAGCAGCGACTTCTTCTCGCTGGCCAGCGTCACGCCGGCGGTGTCGTCGATCTCGCCGCCGCAGCGCTTGGCCATCCAGTCGCAGAAATCCAGCACATTGGTCCAGCGCGACGCGGCCAGCTTTTCGCTGTCCTCGCCGTCGTAGAGATGCTTCTCGTAGCCGATGTCCTTCAGCCAGTCCATCAGGAAGACCATGGCGTCTTCGGCGCCTTCGGTGTGGCGGGCGCGGTATTCGAGGTCGTTCACGTACCGGCCGAACTCGTGCAGGCTGCCGACCGCACGCGCGTTGAGCACCGAGGGCAGGGAACTGGAGAACAGGGCCTCGAACAGGCTCAGCTTGTACTGGCCGGCAAAGGTGCCCAGGGACTGCAGGGTCTGGTGGCCGATACCGCGTTTGGGCGTGGTGACCGCGCGCAGGAAGGCCGGGTCATCGTCGTTGTTGACCCACAGGCGGAACCAGGCGCAAAGGTCGCGGATCTCGGCGCGGTCGAAGAAGCTCTGGCCGCCCGAGACCTTGTAGGGAATCTGCGCCTTGCGCAGGGCCTGCTCCAGCACGCGGGCCTGGTGGTTGGCGCGGTAGAGCACGGCAAAGTGGCGGAATTCCTTGTGCTGCGACTCCGAGCGCAGGCTCTGGATGCGCGCCACCATGCGCTCGGCCTCGTGCTCCTCGCTGTCGGCGTCTACTACGCGCACCGGCTCGCCCTCGCCCAGATCGCTCCAGAGCTTTTTCGGAAACAGCTTGGGGTTGGGGCCGATCACGTTGTTGGCGGCCTGCAGGATGGCGCCGGTGGAGCGGTAGTTCTGCTCCAGCTTGATGACCTTCAGGGTGGGGAAATCCACCGGCAGTTTCTTCAGGTTGTCCAGCGTGGCGCCGCGCCAGCCGTAGATGGACTGGTCGTCGTCGCCCACGGCGGTGAAGCGCGCCAGGGTCGGGTCCTCCGGCACCATGAGCTTGAGCAGTTCGTACTGCGTGGCATTGGTGTCCTGGTATTCGTCGACCAGGATGTGGCCCATGATCTTCTGCCACTTGGCCCGCACCTCGGGGTGGTCGCGCAGCAGTTTCAATGGCAGGCCGATCAGGTCGTCGAAGTCCACGCTCTGGTAGGCGGCCAGGCGCTCCTCGTAGCGCGCCATGATGCGCGCGGTGATGCGTTCGTTGTCGTCCTTGGCCTGGGCTTCGGCCTGCTCGGCGTTCAGCCCCAGGTTCTTCCACAGGCTGATGGCCCACTGCCACTGGCGTGCGGTGGCCGCGTCGGTGCTGCCGCCCGCGTCCTTCAGGATGCTGGTGACGTCGTCGCTGTCCAGGATGGAGAACTTCGGCTTCAGGCCCACGGCCTCGCCGTCTTCCCGAAGCAGGTGCACGCCCAGGGCGTGGAAGGTGCAGATGCGCACGTCCTTTGCGGCCTTGCCGATCAGGCCCTTGGCGCGCTCGCGCATCTCGGCCGCGGCCTTGTTGGTGAAGGTGATGGCGGCAATGCGCTTGGGTTCCAGCCCGGCCTGGATCAGACGGCCGATCTTGTGCGTGATGACCCGCGTCTTGCCGGAACCGGCGCCGGCCAGCACCAGGCAGGGGCCGTGGAGAAAGTTGACAGCGTCCTGCTGTGCGACATTGAGACCGTGGGAGGGGGATGACGACATGCGTGGTGGATAACTCTTGCTGGCTGATCATACCGAGAGCGCGTTTCACACTGCGGCGACAATACACACCGTGTTGCAAATCTTCTCGGTCACCTTCCCCTTCTTTGCCCTGGTCCTGTGCGGTTACCTCGCTGCCCGCCGGCGCATGCTGCCGCTGGAAGCCATCCCCGGCCTGAACGGCTTTGTGCTCTTCTTTGCCCTGCCCTGCATGCTGTACCGCTTCGGTGCCAGCACACCCATTGCCCAGCTGCTCGACTACTCGGTCTTCCTGGTCTGGCTGCTCTGCGGCCTGGTCATGGTGGGCTTCACCATCGCCGTCACCCTGAACGACCGCATCCGCTGGAACGACGCTTCCTTCGGCGCCCTGGTGGCGGCCTTTCCCAACACGGGTTTCATGGGTGTGCCCCTGCTGGTGGCGCTGCTGGGGCCGCTGGCGGCCGCGCCCATCATCGTGGGCATGCTGGTGGACATGGTGATCACCACCTCGCTGTGCATTGCGCTCTCGCGCCTGGACGGTGCCGACAAGCACGGCACGGCCGTGGCGCTGAAGAATGCGCTCAAGGGCATGCTGACCAACCCCATGCCCTGGGCCATCCTGCTGGGGGGCTGGCCTCCTATGTGCAGCTTGAACTGCCGGGGCCGGTGCACAAGACCGTGGGCCTGCTGGCCGATGCGGCCTCGCCGGTGGCCCTGTTCACCATCGGCGCCGTGCTGGCGCGTTCACAGATCCTCACCATCGAGAGCAAGCACCCGCCCATCCCGCTGCGCGACTACGTGCCGGTGGCCGTGTTCAAGTTGCTGCTGCACCCCTTGCTGGTGTTGCTGGTGGGCGTGGGCGCCGTGCAGCTGGGCGCGCCCCTGAGCCGTTTTGCGCTCACCGTCATGGTGCTGGCCGCGGCCCTGCCCAGCGCCAGCAATGTCTCCTTGCTGGCCGAGCGCTTCGGCGCCGACAACGGGCGCATCGCCCGCATCATCCTGGTCTCCACCGCCGTGGCCTTCCTGAGCTTCTCGGGCGCGGTCGGTTTGATGACCTAGATCTAGGGTAAATACCTATGACTATTCATACATGGATAGTTGTCGCCTATTCGATAGATTCGACAAATCAAATAGGCATACCGATCTCTTTTTCCTAAAGTCATGGTTCTTCCAAAGAAGGAGCGCACCATGCAAACCATCGCCGTCCAGGGGCGCCTTGCCCCCTGGCTTGAATGCCTGGCCATGCTGGCGCTGGCCAGCTGAGCTTCTTTGTCGGAAGTCACGTTTTCAACCCAAGGAGTCGACCATGAGCAACGAAGCCAAATGTCCCTTTCACGCTGCCGGCGGTGCGCGTGCCACGCACGGTGCCCAGTCCAATGCCGATTGGTGGCCCAACCAGCTGAACCTGTCCATCCTGCACCAGCACCAGCCGGTGTCCAACCCCATGGACCCGGATTTCGACTACGCCGAGGCCTTCAAGAAGCTGGACTACAAGTCGCTGAAGAAAGACATGGCCGCCCTCATGACCGAGAACAAGGACTGGTGGCCGGCCGACTGGGGCCACTACGGCGGCCTGATGATCCGCATGGCCTGGCACGCCGCCGGTACCTACCGCACGGCCGATGGCCGTGGCGGCGCCAACACGGGCAACCAGCGCTTCGCGCCCCTCAACAGCTGGCCCGACAACGGCAACCTGGACAAGGCCCGGCGCCTGCTCTGGCCGCTCAAGCAGAAGTACGGCAACGCCATCTCCTGGGCCGACCTTTTCATCCTGGCCGGCAACGTGGCCATGGAAACCATGGGCTTCAAGACCTTCGGCTTCGGCGGGGGGCGTGCCGACGTCTGGGCGCCCGAGGAAGACGTCTACTGGGGCGCCGAGAAGGAGTGGCTGGCCACCAGCGACAAGCCCAACAGCCGCTACAGCGGCAAGCGCGATCTGGAGAACCCGCTGGCCGCCGTGCAGATGGGCCTGATCTACGTGAACCCGCAGGGGCC is part of the Rhodoferax sp. BAB1 genome and harbors:
- a CDS encoding ATP-dependent helicase gives rise to the protein MSSSPSHGLNVAQQDAVNFLHGPCLVLAGAGSGKTRVITHKIGRLIQAGLEPKRIAAITFTNKAAAEMRERAKGLIGKAAKDVRICTFHALGVHLLREDGEAVGLKPKFSILDSDDVTSILKDAGGSTDAATARQWQWAISLWKNLGLNAEQAEAQAKDDNERITARIMARYEERLAAYQSVDFDDLIGLPLKLLRDHPEVRAKWQKIMGHILVDEYQDTNATQYELLKLMVPEDPTLARFTAVGDDDQSIYGWRGATLDNLKKLPVDFPTLKVIKLEQNYRSTGAILQAANNVIGPNPKLFPKKLWSDLGEGEPVRVVDADSEEHEAERMVARIQSLRSESQHKEFRHFAVLYRANHQARVLEQALRKAQIPYKVSGGQSFFDRAEIRDLCAWFRLWVNNDDDPAFLRAVTTPKRGIGHQTLQSLGTFAGQYKLSLFEALFSSSLPSVLNARAVGSLHEFGRYVNDLEYRARHTEGAEDAMVFLMDWLKDIGYEKHLYDGEDSEKLAASRWTNVLDFCDWMAKRCGGEIDDTAGVTLASEKKSLLEVAQTISLLSTISERDKDQDVVTLSTLHAAKGLEWPHVMMVGVTEGMLPFKLDEGADSLGGSTREHEAVNESVALRLQEERRLMYVGITRAQRTLAVSWPKKRKKGREMVSVMPSRFIAEMALNQATTREDPREKLRALRAEFAKKAQDTAAAQALAGGAA